Part of the Drosophila pseudoobscura strain MV-25-SWS-2005 chromosome 2, UCI_Dpse_MV25, whole genome shotgun sequence genome, caaatgtcaAATATTTTGATATGGCGCTGCCATGTGAATGAACGCAAACGGAAGTACATTATAAAGTTTGGGGTTGGGGTCGAGACTGGGGGGTTCCGCGGACCAGGACTACAGCCTGCTGTCCTTCCTCTTCCTGGGCTTCCTCCATTGAGAGTGGTATTATTTGGCCAACCAACAAGCCGAATATGTGCCACTAATATGACCGCCCCATAGCCCTAAAACCACACCATCATCGCCACTGCCAGCAGGTCGACGTCCATCTCCGAtgagtggaggtggaggcggaggcggtggcaagtggcaagtggagTAATTATGGCATTTTCTAAATTCCTCGTGTGCCTCCTTCTGGGGGCTACTGCTActcctccctctctttctcctgGAGGCTCCTGAAACACCTCCTGGGGTTACTGTTATTCCCGCTCCTGaggttgctgcttctgttgcctCATGAAGGCTCATGCTACACCTCCTGCCACCCCTGAGGGTTCTGCCTCACCTCATTTTGTTGCCAACACGaagttttctttgttgttggctttgttGTCCTGGGAAGCAGGCAGATAGGACTGCAGAGCCTGGAGGAGGGGGAGCAGCTGTGGggctgggaatgggaattTTCGAGATTATTGGCACGTAACGTAAATTACTTCGCAAaaggaatttttaattttaacaaCACCAAAGAGGGACATCtgaaagacacacacacagcacaccgACAATTTTCCATTGATTATTCTTCCAAAAGAACGAGCGAGCCGCCTGTTGAATTTCCTTAGAAACTTATTTCTGGGCAATCAAATTGCTAATGGAGCTGCTGCCCAAGCAGCTGTAAACTCAATTAGTCTGATATTTTTGGGTGGAGCATTTGTTGCCGAAACTTTCCAGAGTTGAGTGCCCCCTAGAGGGGGCAGGCTGGATGAGGGGCTCTACATCATCAACGCATTGAGAGATCGCGGCTTTGGTGGCTGCAACTCCTTGGCCTTCTGGCCCCAGATGGTGGTCGCCGGATGGACAATCACCTTGCGCTTCTTCTTGAAAGTCAGCGTTTCGTAGTGGTAGTCCTGGGTGACTTTCGCAGAGTTGAGATTGCTCACAAATGCCAGCCCAATGGGGTCCAGATTCACGTAGAAGCAGTTCAGCAAAAAGATATCGAAATTGAGGCGTGCTACCAGCTCGTAAGCGGCGCTCAGTTTCTCATTCCAGATGCTCACCGAAGTGAAGTCCACCGACTCGCGCGCCTGCAGCTGGAGGGCTTCCTTGAAGGTGCGAAAGGTGTGCAGGGTAATCACCCCAGTGGGTCCATCCCCCAGGTAACTGTGACTGAGATCGAAGACAATCGTGGGCGAGGCGTGCCGTGGCACCTTCTCCAAGGAGGACACAATCGTTCTGGCCTTCAACTCTTCGATTCTGGTCAGAGTTGTCAGATAAACCGGATGATTGGCTATCTCTGGGCGCAGCTCCTCCAAGCGATCCTCCAGTCGATTCACAAACTCCTCCAGCATGgactcctgcagcagcagcgtggcCACCGCATTGGCAGCAAAGGGATCGTGTAAGGACTCCAACAGATAGTGCATGGCACAGTTGATGTCCCCATCCGCACAGAGTATCATCAGACGCGGTGAGCTCCATTTGTATTTGACTTCCTCGGGCTCCTCCGAGAACGCCTCTTTCGAGCCAATGCTCTGAAACATTCGAGCGCCAGCCGTTAACGCCTTGGGAGCATCGCCGCCTGCAGCATCCTTCACGGCTTCTATAGCGATTGGCAGACTGACACTCAGATCTTTGCTGCAGTCCAGATTGTGTATGGTTTCATATTTGATGAGTGGCACCGGCAGCAGGGGATATTTTGGGATGATAAACTCTTCTTCTATGATACTACCTTTCATTTTGCTTGAATTTATACTACTATTAGGcggaaaaatgtatttattttcttggaTATGATAATGATTTGACAGTGTAGGCAATGGGAGCTTTTACAGACCCAAACTGCTGGGAAATCTGGTACTACTGATAAGTAGTATGCCCCTATCATCTAAGGAAGATCCCATCCCATTGAACCCCTCTATCATCCCGTATAAACCTATGCCAAAATGGTGGGTATTCTTTGACAAACCCCAATTGAGTATCATCTGGTTTCTATATACTTCCCACAAGCTGTTGCCCAACTCCTCTGGTGAACACACACATATTATCGCTGCGATTTATCAAATCTCTCTCACTTGGTTCACACTTGATTTGGCTGCCAGTTGACCAAAGGACCTTTCTCATTGACCTTATTTTGCGGGCGGGCGTTGGGTGATTTACAGTTGATTTAACCGTTTAAGCATGGCTAATGCATAATAAACGTTTTACCCACAAACTTTTCAGCCACTTTTCCGACTGCTCATTTGAGTGTATCtgcgtgtacgtgtgtgtatgtgtgtgtctatgtgtgGCTGTGGGGGGAGGCAATTTCCACCAGATTGCGGTCCTTTTTTCTCGAACCTATTTGAGATAGAAATCATGTGCAGTCATTAGATTGTTTTTCGATTGACGTGACATGATAATGAATGAATTTTTCTCTCAGTTTTCCTCTtgctttccttttgtttcctTTCCGCTCTTTCGTTGTTGtggggttgttgttgtcgtgaGGCTTTTCCGCTTGCCTTTTCCTGGGACTTGTAACTTTTCGTGTTACCATCGCCGACGCCGCCTGCTGGTCTGCGGTTTGCCCTAAAAACCTGTAATTtctgcacacaaaaaaacacacacacacacacacagaaagggGTGTGCAAGGTGTCGACAGCTGGCAGGTGGCAGTCCAGTTTGTTTACGGATTTGTTTACGGCCGCCTGACCATAATGACCAAtgaagcggcagcggctgcctcAAGTctctgcctgcccgcctgccgaAATTACAACAcgaattgcaattaaaatgggAGTGGAAATGGcacgaaaattgaaattggtgTCCGTCCGCACGAGCGTGCTTAAAGGGTTCTGTGAATGGATTTTTTTTCTCACTTAATTGGTTCctagaatgagaatgagaatgagaaggAGACTCACCTGCCTCCCGGTCATGTGCAAATACATATTGCCTTCGCTTGCCAGACAGAGTTCTCTTTCGAGCAAGAGATTGACATTTCTGGACTCTGTTGACAGGTGGCCTGACAGTCCCGGGAAAGCCCTGACAGCCTCAGAGGCATTGATGCCGCTCTTAAAGAGCTCTCTGCCCACAAATATATTTCGTGTTTAAATAAAGGCAGAAGGAGAGatgtaattaaaatgtttaaatgttCTCTTATCAAAGGAATCAGTCAAAGGGAATcgcacgcaaaaaaaaaatgaaagaaattaaatgtATCACGTCTGGCACACTATAAGGACATGCCATCGCCCGCCGTTTCCTACATTCAAGTGGCAAGCAGCCTTGACGCCGGTGGGAGTCTACAGGCTCTTGACATCCCGccgcccccttccccccttcaCGCCTTCGACTACAGTATGAATTCTACCACTCCCTTTGCATGTCATCGTCTTCGAGGTCTTGTTCTTCGTCTGCAAATGTCTGCGTCTTGAGCGGCGGCGCTTTGTTTTGCCTTAATTAATACGCGTTTACATGTTGCCGACTTACGCACGCTTCGAAGGGCCGACATACAAGAGCCACGGCTATAGCCACCCCATCCGCTCTCAAGAAATACGGGCGGGATGGGGGCCCCCTTTTGACGCACTGCGGTTGACAcgcaaatgcaatttgtgtGCAAAAGGTAATTTCTGTCTCCACGCACACGCACTCTtggaatggagaatggagaatggagaatggagaatggggTCTGGCCTGGGATGGTGTGCCCacaaaacaaatgagtgaaataaatatttaaatagttgCCCTGTTTTGTTTCTGCTCCTTGTATGCCCTACTTCAGAGGGTATTGTGATTAAGGGGAGATGTTTGTAATGAAGAAAAGGAAGTATGTGGCCTTAAAGctaacttttttttggggcaaaaagtgtaaggaaaattaaaaggaTATATATTCCAGAGTATCCGTAGCATCGACCTCCATAATCAGCCTTCCCTTCTCTtcattttttgtatgttttgttttcctcCTATGAAACATTAATTAATGTGTAAGCtacactacacacacacacacgcacgcacacaaatgTTAATCAGGCCTAAGACAAAAGATTATCATTAATTAGGTGTGGGCGGTAATTACAGCgttttttcttggcttttctTTCCTTGCCATGAATATAATACAATTAATGCTTTAAAGAACACAACAGCAACCCGCCCATGAGAGCGGCAGGAGCACTGTCCGCCATATGCCGCCGGCGGGGGCATCGTTGTgataaaatcaaaattttaatttaattaagcaCGAATTGAAACTTTGTTGTAATCAATTAGCTTGGTGCTCAGTGAACAGAGCGCAccagcgtgtgtgtgtgtgtgtgcacacaGAGAtacccactcacacacactgacaGGTGTATTTGTAACATCTAAATGAATGAAGTTTCCAACTGAATGACAGACAGATACAatcttttttgtgtgcttgtCATTCGAATGGGGGAGTGGGTGGAGGGGCTGGGATAATGCATGAATTAGCAATGGACTCTGTGCATTAATTAGTGAAAGCGAAACGCGAACCCCCCTTTGGGCAACACGACATCTTGATTGTAGTTAAAATCCCATTGACTTTGTGagcttaattttttttgtattttgtgtttaATGGTTGATTTATGTTTTCCAGTTTAATGCTTTGTTTGTGCTCCTGTACCGATGAATGTCCTGCGGTGTTATTTCTTGTAATTATGTAACAACAAATTTTCGGATGGGTGGGGTGGGCAGGCCAatcagatatatgtatgtactgtaTGTGCGGGGTGCCATgagatataaatttaattacaatgTAAAATAATGAGCGAACGCAATTTCCACTTTGTTTGCCTTCCACATTAACGAAGCAAATTAATGACAGCCCCCAAAGTCCAGATGTCAATTTTCATGGCCTGGGATGGCCTGGGATGGTTTTGCTGTTCGGATCACTCGGGGAATTGGAAATGCAATCATAAATAATGTGGGAAAAATACAATATTCTACCAATTTACGATGcacattttcatatttcacAATTCATTGCTCAATGCTGTATCCCTCGCTCTATGTATTTATGATTTAAATTCATATTTAAAGCATAATGAAATCAATCAAATCCGCTTCCTTAATCAGGTTTACCCActttacacacacaaaacagcTGCAAGAATTCCAAACAAACCATCTGTGTATagaggatatacatatgtatatccaaaGCGCTTTGGAAAATTAAAACACTTCAAAGAAGGCGGCGCCATATTTTGTGAATGCAAATTATTGGCCGCAAGTGGCAGAGGCATCGTGCTGCTGATGAAAATATGCTTCAAATACGGGAATGCCATGAGCCTGTAAggcaatgcaaatattttccttggatttatgttaattttttCAGTGAGAGATGCTTCCCGAAAGTTGTATCACATGGGGCGTATTCGTAATACCATAATAATTATATGCaaagcaaattgaaatgccacatacacaaatattttaatcagctctgccgctgccgctgtctctgccactgtctctccctctctctctcaacgTGTGCTCTCGTTTTATCTCTTTACAGGTAAATAAGGATAACCGAATCACGGAAGTGGAAAATTCCACAGCTCATGGCGTGAGTGAGGAGATTTAAAGCGGCTGACTTTTTGCAGGGCTTCAATATTGCGTGTCTCGCTGGATTCGATTCCCAGATACAAGATTAAACCCTGGGGAAAAGTGGGTGCTTGCGTGTGCGcgaaacgaaaaccaaataaaatgaaatgaaataatcGAGACATGCAATCTGgtcggggggagggggaaatgCATCATTAACGACTAATTAGTGACCAGGCGAACATGTTGACTCGACGAGAAATGAGCTGCTGAGCTTCAGAAGTGAATGAAATCAATGCCAAAGGAATTGTGGCCAAAAAGTTTCCACTCACACACTCTACGCCAGAGGCTCAGACGCGTATAATCCTGGCAGAGCACTCAGGCCATGGGAAATTAGCGTGCAACAGTGCTCGACTTACTCCTGCTCGACAACTTTCTcctactccactccacagaCAACTTGAAATCATTTCACCATTTAGTGGGCTGCCTGTCTGGCAAAGTGTTTGTGGCAGTGTGCCTCGTGTCGGCCATTAAATGCAGCCCAGCAGGAGGACGACTCCTGTCCTCAGAGCTGGAGCCcatgcggcgtatgcgcaataaaACGCATTTCAATAGATTATTACGCGCTCATAACTCCCCGACGTACATCGATTACGGGCGGACGTATTGTCTTTTGCCTTCTGAGCGTTGCACTCAAGCCGGAAGTTGGTCGGTAAACACAACATTTGCAGGCACTGTGTGTACAGTGGTCACAAATGCATAAGAAACTGCATGAAAATATAAAAGCGTTTTGTGGGATTTACTTGGCCTATGTTTATATTCCTTCAATCTGTAAAGTTTTTGCATTAAGGATTATTAAGAAATCATTCACTTTTCTTCCATATATAATTAAGAATATggcaaaatcaaataaaaaagacTCTTTTAAGCCTTTGAGTCTGGGAATTGAGGACTACCAGATGTATATTTTGAGCAATTATATATtcttaattatatatttttgtagtgAAGAAATTAAGATgtatttttttcggttttatcCTCTATTTCAACCCACTGTTTCCTTCGACTTGGAAGTcctcgctgtgtgtgtgcggttaCTCTGTTCGTTTATTATGCCATTCACAGtttaataatgataataacgCCAGGATATTAAAGTTTtcccgactgtcgactgtcgaacGTCTCCCTGGGAATGTCCGACGGGATATGAGTTCCATCTctcgtctcggtctcggtGTCAGTCTCGTCCTGGGCGGGCATTAAAACTATAATCAGTTTATGCAATAAAGTAAATTGTGTACGTAATGCCCGCTGATGGTAtgtcttttatttatttattttctcttctcttgCGCTACTTTTTATTATTACGGCTTAAAGTTGCTTAGCGCATTTAACGCCCTTTTTTCTGACAGTcagaaaaaggaagaaaacgGGGCATAACAGGGGCAAAACAGGAAAAAGCCCGTTCAATATTAATAAAAGTTTGGCCAAAGTTAATTAAATCTGCTTTTTAATGTGCAGCCATGCATGGGGCATCCGAGGCGCGAACGTAATAAATTGACCGTGCGAAGAACCATCCCATAATGTTCATATATTCGCATCTATATGTGCGTATATCTCTGGAATAGGGGGaggatgatgctgctgctgttggggggTCACAGATAAAGTTTTTCCGCTGGGGAAAATCAAGGAAAAGTGAGTCATAAAgtggggttttcttttttggggttgCTTTCGGTTTTTATGCTGGCACTTTCGTTGGTTAAATCTGTgaaaacatataaaaataactaaataaaaGAGATTTTTCACCTATCCTTAACCGAGCAGATATACTGCTTCTGCGTGTGCAATAAATCATGCAATTTTCCCTCATCTCTTGAGATAGCTCAGGTGTCACAACTGAGATTTTCTGCGCCACGCCAACTTTGATTAAACTGAAATCCCTTAATTGTGCCACATAATTGGAATAACTATTTTTCCTAATCCTAATTGAGATTTCTGCAGTGTCCTGTCCTCCTTCATACCGTGTCTTGAGCCTGTGTCCTCTAGTTAATGCCTTCTTTGTGGCATAACGAGTTTGCATTGTTTGGTAATTGGTAATTTTAATGCTTCACCTGACACAAATTTCCGTTTGATGttgctatatatataaatactcTACGTATCTCGAGTGAATGGCTCTAGGGCCGTCATACTGCCGTCTTGGCCGCCGCTCGAGGCCGAGGTTGACGCCGAcgccaacgacgacgacgacgcttCTTGGCCTTAATAAAGCACATAAAATGGCATTAGAGTGGCAACAAAGTCGCCATTATGAGTTCTTTTGTGGCATTTAGCCGCCTTTGTGCGGGCGCGTCAATATTTAATAGCGCCCTGAGCCTCGTTTCTCTACCATTCTCTACATTGTTCGCGTAACGTTGCGCCGTGCGCCAGAGAGGAGCAagttttttattaaataatgtgAAGCTTTCATGTCAGaacagggcaggacaggacaggacaggacaggacaggccaGCGCCTGGGCAGGGCCTGCCGCTCCTCCAATTAAAGTTGAACTGAGCTCAAAGCTGAAATTTGCGTGTTATTTTTCAATTCCATTGCCAAAGAAGTCAAGAAAGCACTTAGTGTGCGCTCGCGGAAGGCAACTAAATGGCAAACAATCGAAGCAATCAAGCGAAATCATCGCCTCCAAGCCGATGAGGAGCGTGTGTAGCactctccctttctctgtctctctctctctgacttAACAATTCGATTAGGCAGAAGCGTCCTTAAGCCCTAGGATGGGGGAGGTCTGCCTTTAATTAAAATGGGACACAACTATGCAGGGGACAGGCGGGCCTTAGATTTGTGTCAAGTGCTTGACAgagaagccaaagccgaaacTTTATCAAAGTTTAGAGCAGAGGCGGTGGAGGGTTCGCTTTCCCTGTGCTGTCGAGGGTCAACAAATTCcttggcaaacaaatttaataacATAAT contains:
- the LOC6897545 gene encoding uncharacterized protein, with the translated sequence MKGSIIEEEFIIPKYPLLPVPLIKYETIHNLDCSKDLSVSLPIAIEAVKDAAGGDAPKALTAGARMFQSIGSKEAFSEEPEEVKYKWSSPRLMILCADGDINCAMHYLLESLHDPFAANAVATLLLQESMLEEFVNRLEDRLEELRPEIANHPVYLTTLTRIEELKARTIVSSLEKVPRHASPTIVFDLSHSYLGDGPTGVITLHTFRTFKEALQLQARESVDFTSVSIWNEKLSAAYELVARLNFDIFLLNCFYVNLDPIGLAFVSNLNSAKVTQDYHYETLTFKKKRKVIVHPATTIWGQKAKELQPPKPRSLNALMM